In uncultured Desulfuromonas sp., the genomic stretch GAATCTACTATTTTGCCAATAGATGATTGAAATTGTTGCCTATTCAGGTTAACAATGACGACATGAACTTTATCGAAGGGGACCTGTTGTGGTGAAAGCATTTATTTCTCTGGTCATGATTTTTTCACTGTGTTCTTGTGCCTGGATGCGACCGGGGTTTGAAGCACCAACCATACAGGTCACTCGTTTTTCCGTTATGGAGAGCCGGGGTCTGGCACCACGTTTTGCTATTACACTCAATATCATCAACCATAATCGACAGTCCCTCGAAATCGACGGGCTGAGTTATGCCCTTGAAATCGAGGGGATTCCTTTGCTCACGGGCGTTAAGTCGAATCTGTCGCCCATTGAGGGGTTTTCTGAACAGGAAGTGACGTTACTGGTCACCGCAGACCTGCTCAACAGTCTTGACCTGATTTCACAACTGACCCGCCAGCCTCGTGACCAATTCACCTATACCTTGCGCGCCAAGCTCAATGTCGGCTGGCTAACGCCCGGAATGACCATACAAAAACAAGGAGAGATTTCACTGCGTACTTTGACACGTTGATGTTCCCTTTTTTGCCCTGAACGGAGTTTGTCTGTTATGAAGTTATTTTTTGTTCTTGGTTGTGTGAATGCATTTCTTTCCGTTGCTCTGGGTGCGTTTGGGGCGCATGGTCTGCGTCAGCGGGTCAGCCCTGAATTGCTGATCACCTGGGAAAAGGGTGTTGACTATCAAATGTATCATGCTCTGGCGTTGTTGCTGGTTGCCCTGTGTATTAAAACCTGGCCGGAAGTGCGGCGGGTAAGAACCGCCGGTTTGTTATTTTTTGTCGGCATTGTACTTTTTTCAGGTAGTCTTTATGTATTGGTTTTGACCCAGGTGACTGTTTTGGGACTGATCACGCCGGTTGGTGGCATCTCCTTCTTGTGCGGTTGGTGTCTGTTGGCGCTTTGTGCCAGTCAATTTGACAGTCGTTGGTAGACGCTCGAAGCTGTATGGAATGATATTTATTCGGGGAGGGGCTCATGGCAAAAAAAATCTTTGTTGCCGCAACGGGTAAAAACTGCGGCAAGTCAACTATCTGCCTGTCATTACTGTACCGCGCTGCGCGAAAATACCCCCGTATTGGTTTTATCAAACCTATCGGTCCCAAACTGATTGAGTTCAACAATTTCCATGTAGACAAAGATGCCGTTCTCATGGCTCAGGTCTTCGGTCTTGAAGAGCATATCCACCAGATGAACCCTGTTCCCGTGTTTTCCGATACCACCCGGCAAGTTCTTGATGGCCAGATCGGCCCGGATTTTTTTGCCGAAAAGATGATTGAAGCGTGTCGGTATTTTGAAAAAGAATGCGATTTTCTGGTCATCGAAGGGGCTGGCCATGCCGGAGTCGGATCGGTGTTGGGCTACAACAATGCTGAGGTTGCTAAATTGTTGGATGCTCCGGTTATGATGGTTACGGATGGGGGCATTGGTCGTGCGATCGATGCTGTCAGCATGAATCTCAGCGTTTTTCAACTGGCGGGTGCTCCGGTGCGGATGCTGGTGGCCAATAAATTGATTGCCGATAAACGTGAATTGACAATGCATTACCTCAAAAAAGCCTTTGCTGGTCGTGACATTCACATTCAGGGTGGCTTTAACTTTTCGCCGATTCTGGCCAATCCTACGCTACACCGCATCAGCCGTTTGCTTGGGGCGCCCTTGAAAGGTAATCTTGAAGAGCAGCACCGCATTGTCCATCACGTTCAATTGGGTGCCGCCTCAGCGCAACGCGTTGCTGATCTGCTCGATGAGTCAAGCCTTTTGCTGGTCAACAGCACTCGTGACGAATTGATGGTTATGCTGGCGTCGTTATATCATCTGCCCGAATACCGCCATAAAATCGCCGGCATGATTATTCCGGGACATGCACCGGTATCACCGATTACGGCGCGAATTGTTGATGACAGCAATATCCCTTATATGCGTACCCATCTAACCAACTCCGAAGCCTTTACCCGCATTCAGAATGATGTCTCTAAAATTACGGCGCAAGATCAGGAGAAAATTGACCTGGTCGGCCATCTTGCTGAAGTCGAACTGGATTTTGACACGGTGGACAAACTGTTTGATTAAAACCCTTCCAACAGGTGACTATGGTCGATAACAATCTCTTGCGTGGTGCTGTTTTTTTGATCGCTTTTTCAGCTGTTGCTTTTAGCGAAAAACGTTGGCCGCGTCTTAATGGCCACCATCCAAAAAACATTCGTTGGCAGCGTAACCTTGGCCTGATCGCAATTGATGTTGTTGTGGTGTATCTGTTGATGCCGTTCACAGCAGTTATGGTCGCTACACGCGTTCAGGACCATCAGTTGGGTATTCTCAATCAAATACCGTTGCCAACAGTCATCGTCTGGCTGATCGCTCTGATCTGGATGGACTTGGTGATCTATTGGCAACATCGCTGGTTTCATCAACTCCGTTGGTTATGGCGTCTGCATAAAGTGCATCATATTGACATGGATATTGATGTATCAACGGGATTACGTTTCCATCCTGGGGAGATTTTGCTGTCCTTATTGCTCAAGTGCGCTGCTGTTGCTGTTATGGGTGTTCCCGCAGATGTCGTGATTGTCTCGGAAATTCTGATTAACAGTGCGGCCATGTTCAACCATGGCAATATAGCCATCCCTACAGCCGTTGATCGCTACCTGCGCCGATTTCTGGTGACACCGGATATGCACAGAATTCACCATTCGGTGATTTCTGGTGAGACCAACTCCAATTACGGATTTTGTTT encodes the following:
- a CDS encoding LEA type 2 family protein, with translation MVKAFISLVMIFSLCSCAWMRPGFEAPTIQVTRFSVMESRGLAPRFAITLNIINHNRQSLEIDGLSYALEIEGIPLLTGVKSNLSPIEGFSEQEVTLLVTADLLNSLDLISQLTRQPRDQFTYTLRAKLNVGWLTPGMTIQKQGEISLRTLTR
- a CDS encoding DUF423 domain-containing protein, with the translated sequence MKLFFVLGCVNAFLSVALGAFGAHGLRQRVSPELLITWEKGVDYQMYHALALLLVALCIKTWPEVRRVRTAGLLFFVGIVLFSGSLYVLVLTQVTVLGLITPVGGISFLCGWCLLALCASQFDSRW
- a CDS encoding AAA family ATPase; the protein is MAKKIFVAATGKNCGKSTICLSLLYRAARKYPRIGFIKPIGPKLIEFNNFHVDKDAVLMAQVFGLEEHIHQMNPVPVFSDTTRQVLDGQIGPDFFAEKMIEACRYFEKECDFLVIEGAGHAGVGSVLGYNNAEVAKLLDAPVMMVTDGGIGRAIDAVSMNLSVFQLAGAPVRMLVANKLIADKRELTMHYLKKAFAGRDIHIQGGFNFSPILANPTLHRISRLLGAPLKGNLEEQHRIVHHVQLGAASAQRVADLLDESSLLLVNSTRDELMVMLASLYHLPEYRHKIAGMIIPGHAPVSPITARIVDDSNIPYMRTHLTNSEAFTRIQNDVSKITAQDQEKIDLVGHLAEVELDFDTVDKLFD
- a CDS encoding sterol desaturase family protein; translated protein: MVDNNLLRGAVFLIAFSAVAFSEKRWPRLNGHHPKNIRWQRNLGLIAIDVVVVYLLMPFTAVMVATRVQDHQLGILNQIPLPTVIVWLIALIWMDLVIYWQHRWFHQLRWLWRLHKVHHIDMDIDVSTGLRFHPGEILLSLLLKCAAVAVMGVPADVVIVSEILINSAAMFNHGNIAIPTAVDRYLRRFLVTPDMHRIHHSVISGETNSNYGFCLSWWDFLFHSYTDQPQKGHQGIELGLAGYQSFTRHTLVYLLTLPFIPLQHGKPSAKK